In Hymenobacter sublimis, a single genomic region encodes these proteins:
- a CDS encoding response regulator transcription factor translates to MPTPHILIVDDEPNIVMSLEFLMRKSGYQVSIARNGTEALEAVDSTAYDVVLLDVMMPDVDGYQVCRHLRQRPDRAGTRVIFLSAKSKEADIQKGYEVGADLYIPKPFSTRQLMEKVKELLSAPV, encoded by the coding sequence ATGCCGACTCCCCACATTCTGATTGTCGATGATGAGCCCAACATTGTAATGTCGCTCGAATTTCTGATGCGCAAAAGCGGCTATCAGGTGAGCATTGCCCGCAACGGCACCGAAGCCCTGGAAGCCGTGGATAGTACCGCCTACGACGTGGTGCTGCTGGACGTGATGATGCCCGACGTGGACGGTTACCAGGTGTGCCGCCACCTGCGCCAGCGCCCCGACCGGGCCGGTACGCGCGTCATCTTTCTGTCGGCCAAAAGCAAGGAGGCCGACATCCAGAAAGGCTACGAGGTAGGGGCCGACCTCTACATTCCCAAGCCCTTCAGCACCCGCCAACTCATGGAAAAAGTAAAAGAACTGCTTAGCGCGCCCGTGTAG
- the acs gene encoding acetate--CoA ligase, giving the protein MPHSSAKHARIRTLEEYHAAYELSTNNPEQFWAEVAEPFTWRRKWDKVCTDDLKGGRNEWFQGARLNITENCLDRHLASRGNKLAIIYEPNDPKTRHLRLTYRELYHEVCRFANVLHNNGVEKGDRVCIYMPMIPQLAIAVLACARIGAIHSVIFAGFSATAIADRVNDAQASVVLTADGLNRGAKQIPVKRVVDEALETCPSVRRVIVTEHLGWPVHMHEGRDVWYHEEAEGVAKTCPAEEMAAEDPLFILYTSGSTGKPKGVVHSTAGYMVWADYTFRNVFQVEENDVYWCTADIGWVTGHSYLLYGPLLAGSTSLMFEGIPTYPDAGRFWEVIDKHSVSIFYTAPTAIRSLMAAPLDNVLSYSLDSLRVLGSVGEPINEEAWYWYYQHVGKERCPVVDTWWQTETGGIMISALAGITPSKPAHAGLPLPGVQPVLLTQEGQEIEGNDQEGYLAIKHSWPGIIRTTYGDHERAVQTYFGPYPGYYFTGDGARRDENGLYRIIGRVDDVINVSGHRFGTAEIENAINQNANVVESAVVGFPHDVKGQGIYAYVICRTGACENEADKPRIEASIIETIVAEIGKIAKPDKIQIVSGLPKTRSGKIMRRILRKVAEGETGSLGDTTTLLDPAVVDEIISGRK; this is encoded by the coding sequence ATGCCTCATTCGTCCGCCAAGCACGCCCGCATCCGTACCCTGGAGGAATACCACGCCGCTTATGAGCTCAGCACCAACAACCCCGAGCAGTTCTGGGCCGAGGTGGCCGAGCCCTTCACCTGGCGCCGCAAGTGGGATAAAGTATGTACCGATGATTTGAAAGGCGGCCGCAACGAGTGGTTTCAGGGCGCCCGGCTCAACATCACGGAGAACTGCCTCGACCGCCACCTGGCTTCCCGGGGCAACAAGCTGGCCATCATTTACGAGCCCAACGACCCCAAAACGCGCCACCTGCGCCTGACCTACCGGGAGCTCTACCACGAAGTCTGCCGGTTTGCCAACGTGCTGCACAACAACGGCGTGGAGAAGGGCGACCGGGTGTGCATCTACATGCCCATGATTCCGCAGCTGGCCATTGCCGTGCTGGCCTGCGCCCGGATTGGCGCGATTCATTCCGTGATTTTTGCCGGCTTCTCGGCCACCGCCATTGCCGACCGTGTGAACGATGCCCAGGCCAGCGTGGTGCTTACCGCCGATGGCCTCAACCGCGGGGCCAAGCAGATTCCGGTGAAGCGCGTGGTGGATGAGGCCCTGGAAACCTGCCCGAGCGTGCGCCGCGTCATCGTGACGGAGCACCTGGGCTGGCCCGTGCACATGCACGAAGGCCGCGACGTGTGGTACCACGAGGAGGCTGAAGGCGTGGCCAAAACCTGCCCCGCCGAGGAAATGGCGGCCGAGGACCCCTTGTTCATTCTTTACACCTCGGGCAGTACTGGCAAGCCCAAAGGGGTAGTGCACAGCACGGCCGGCTACATGGTGTGGGCCGATTACACCTTCCGCAATGTGTTTCAGGTAGAGGAAAACGACGTGTACTGGTGCACTGCCGACATCGGTTGGGTGACGGGCCACAGCTACCTGCTCTACGGCCCGCTGCTGGCCGGCAGCACCTCGCTCATGTTCGAGGGCATCCCGACCTACCCCGATGCCGGCCGCTTCTGGGAGGTAATTGACAAGCACTCGGTTAGTATCTTTTACACCGCGCCCACGGCCATCCGCAGCCTCATGGCCGCCCCCCTCGACAACGTGCTAAGCTATTCCCTGGACTCCCTGCGGGTGCTGGGCTCGGTGGGGGAGCCCATCAACGAGGAAGCCTGGTACTGGTACTACCAGCACGTGGGCAAGGAACGCTGCCCCGTGGTGGATACTTGGTGGCAGACGGAAACCGGCGGCATTATGATTTCGGCCCTGGCCGGCATCACGCCCAGCAAACCTGCCCACGCCGGCCTGCCACTGCCGGGCGTGCAGCCGGTGCTGCTCACCCAGGAGGGGCAGGAAATTGAGGGTAACGACCAGGAGGGCTATCTGGCCATCAAGCACAGCTGGCCGGGCATCATCCGCACCACCTACGGCGACCATGAGCGGGCCGTGCAAACCTACTTTGGGCCTTACCCCGGCTACTACTTCACCGGCGACGGGGCCCGCCGCGACGAAAACGGGCTGTACCGCATCATCGGCCGCGTGGATGACGTGATTAACGTATCGGGTCACCGCTTCGGCACGGCCGAAATCGAAAACGCCATCAACCAGAACGCCAACGTGGTGGAAAGCGCCGTGGTCGGCTTCCCGCACGATGTGAAGGGCCAGGGCATTTACGCCTATGTCATCTGCCGGACCGGAGCCTGTGAAAACGAGGCCGACAAGCCGCGCATCGAAGCCAGCATTATTGAAACTATCGTGGCGGAAATCGGCAAAATTGCCAAGCCCGATAAAATTCAGATTGTGTCGGGCCTACCCAAAACTCGCTCCGGCAAAATCATGCGCCGCATCCTGCGCAAAGTAGCCGAGGGGGAAACCGGAAGCCTGGGCGATACCACCACCTTACTCGACCCCGCCGTAGTAGACGAAATCATCAGCGGCCGGAAGTAG
- the dnaG gene encoding DNA primase: MARIPKETVDQIIHHADIVEVVGDFVSLKRKGQNMWACCPFHHEKSPSFSVAPAKGLYKCFGCGKAGGVVQFIMDIEGTSYVEALKYLAKKYGIDVEEEEKTPEQQLAQNEKDSQFIVSNWAKDHYHKLLLNTDEGQGIGGSYLRQRGLNQTTIKTFELGYSLDQWDDLLKSATAAGFEQKYLEKTGLVIKREDDQGQDTGRRYDRFRGRVMFPIHNVSGRVIGFGARTLKPNDKTAKYLNSPESEIYHKSDVLYGLYQARQAIRTEELCYLVEGYLDVLSLHQGGIKNVVASSGTSLTDGQIRLIKRYTDNVTVLYDGDAAGIRASLRGIDMLLEGGLNVRVVLFPDGDDPDSYIRKVGDQRFKDHLEQASQDFIQFKTDLVSREAAQDPVKKAEAIREVLQSIGKVPDPIKRQVFLQQTSQAFSIDEQVLITEYNKLVRNASGKAAGGTSSGGSGSGSGAPQGSTQSAPAAPRPAPRPMSPEEEAEALMYGASPEDLMGGGGDLQTLTKEDLEPIPDVLEQCEREVVRLLLLYSPQPLAPDVSVAQYLLQQLDDTPFKTGIYADLLHLCREELHQGRWPEVRTLIQHGRSDIRALVAELATEKYELSPNWTTHQIYVPRELDLLQTACDNAILRFNKVNVERALAEHMEALRRPMDEAALDEHLTNIRLLKQMDNQLASMLGTVIPRAAL, from the coding sequence ATGGCGCGCATTCCGAAAGAAACTGTAGATCAAATCATCCACCACGCCGATATTGTGGAGGTAGTCGGCGACTTCGTGTCGCTGAAGCGCAAGGGCCAGAACATGTGGGCCTGCTGCCCCTTCCACCACGAAAAGTCGCCGAGCTTTTCGGTGGCCCCGGCCAAGGGCCTCTACAAATGCTTCGGCTGCGGCAAGGCCGGCGGGGTAGTGCAGTTCATCATGGACATTGAGGGCACCAGCTACGTGGAGGCCCTGAAGTACCTGGCCAAAAAGTACGGCATCGACGTTGAGGAGGAAGAAAAGACCCCCGAGCAGCAGCTGGCTCAAAACGAAAAGGACTCCCAGTTCATCGTTTCGAATTGGGCCAAGGACCATTACCATAAGCTGCTGCTCAATACCGACGAGGGCCAGGGCATAGGAGGAAGCTACCTGCGCCAGCGCGGCCTCAACCAGACTACCATTAAAACCTTTGAGCTGGGCTACTCCCTCGACCAGTGGGACGACTTACTGAAGTCGGCCACGGCGGCGGGATTTGAGCAGAAGTACCTGGAAAAAACCGGCCTCGTAATCAAACGCGAGGACGACCAGGGCCAGGACACCGGCCGGCGCTACGACCGGTTCCGGGGCCGCGTGATGTTCCCGATTCACAACGTGTCGGGGCGCGTGATTGGGTTTGGGGCGCGCACACTCAAGCCCAACGACAAGACGGCCAAGTACCTAAACTCGCCGGAGTCGGAAATCTACCACAAGTCCGACGTGCTCTACGGCCTCTACCAGGCCCGGCAGGCCATCCGCACGGAGGAGCTGTGCTACCTGGTGGAAGGCTACCTGGATGTGCTGAGCTTGCACCAGGGGGGTATTAAGAACGTGGTGGCCTCATCGGGAACCTCACTGACGGATGGGCAAATCCGCCTCATTAAGCGCTACACCGACAACGTGACGGTGCTGTATGATGGCGACGCGGCCGGCATCCGGGCCTCCCTGCGCGGCATTGACATGCTGCTGGAAGGCGGCTTGAACGTGCGCGTGGTGCTGTTCCCCGACGGCGACGACCCGGATAGCTACATCCGTAAAGTTGGCGACCAGCGTTTCAAGGACCACTTGGAGCAGGCCAGCCAAGACTTTATTCAGTTCAAGACGGACTTAGTCAGCCGCGAGGCCGCCCAGGACCCGGTGAAGAAGGCCGAGGCCATTCGGGAGGTGCTGCAAAGCATTGGGAAAGTGCCCGACCCGATTAAGCGACAGGTGTTTCTGCAGCAAACTTCCCAGGCCTTCAGCATCGATGAGCAGGTGCTCATCACGGAGTACAACAAGCTGGTGCGCAACGCCTCGGGCAAGGCGGCGGGTGGTACTTCGAGCGGCGGCAGTGGGAGTGGGAGCGGGGCGCCTCAGGGCAGTACGCAGTCCGCGCCGGCTGCGCCTCGCCCGGCCCCGCGCCCCATGAGCCCGGAGGAGGAAGCCGAGGCCCTGATGTACGGCGCCTCGCCCGAGGATCTGATGGGCGGGGGCGGCGACCTGCAAACCCTCACGAAGGAGGACCTGGAGCCCATTCCCGACGTGCTGGAACAGTGCGAGCGGGAGGTAGTGCGCCTACTGCTGCTGTACTCGCCCCAGCCCCTGGCTCCCGACGTGAGCGTGGCCCAGTACCTCCTGCAGCAGCTCGACGACACGCCCTTTAAAACCGGCATCTACGCCGATTTGCTGCACCTGTGCCGGGAGGAGCTACACCAGGGCCGCTGGCCCGAGGTGCGCACCCTCATCCAGCACGGTCGCTCCGATATCCGGGCCCTGGTGGCCGAACTGGCTACCGAAAAGTACGAGTTGAGCCCCAACTGGACCACCCACCAGATTTACGTGCCCCGGGAACTGGACCTACTCCAAACCGCCTGCGACAATGCCATTCTGCGGTTTAACAAAGTGAACGTAGAGCGGGCCCTAGCGGAGCACATGGAAGCCCTGCGCCGCCCCATGGACGAGGCCGCCCTGGATGAGCATTTGACCAACATTCGCCTGCTTAAGCAGATGGATAATCAGCTGGCCAGTATGCTCGGAACCGTCATTCCACGTGCTGCGCTGTAA
- a CDS encoding NifU family protein yields the protein MTHSAAVEHHPLLPRIEQALDTIRPYLAADGGNVRVLDITTDMVLQLELLGACGTCPMSPMTLKAGVEESVKKAVPEIRAVEAINSTPMGEQPAGQAGRPVQPNPVPTPQF from the coding sequence ATGACTCATTCCGCTGCCGTAGAACATCATCCGCTCCTGCCCCGCATTGAGCAGGCCCTGGACACCATCCGGCCCTATCTGGCCGCCGACGGGGGCAACGTGCGCGTGCTCGACATTACCACAGATATGGTGCTGCAACTGGAGCTCCTAGGCGCCTGCGGTACCTGCCCCATGTCGCCGATGACGCTGAAAGCCGGCGTGGAGGAATCGGTAAAGAAGGCCGTGCCCGAAATCCGGGCCGTGGAAGCCATTAACTCCACCCCTATGGGCGAGCAGCCCGCCGGCCAGGCCGGCCGCCCCGTGCAGCCGAACCCAGTGCCTACCCCGCAGTTTTAG
- a CDS encoding glycosyltransferase family 4 protein: MHILQLCPRVPYPPTDGGAIAMYDVTAGLSRAGHQVTVLALNTPKHHQPADVLDHLGPNVRLVPVDVDTRLSPVKALRNLLLSELPYNIERFVSPAVEARLQELLRTEAIDVVQVEGGLVSWYVDTVKRLAPGVPTVLRAHNVEYTIWQMLAEREANVLKRLYLTHLAKRLRRFEHRTLPRFDAVAAITEPDQRRLRLLGCQEPVVFVPAGVDLNRFQRNPAATPRPRTLFMIGSLDWLPNQEGVDWFLREVWPKAHELYPELELHIAGKETPPHIRNLNLPGVTIHGFVESAAQFMQEYEVMLVPLLSGGGMRIKIIEGMALGKCIISTGLGSEGIHVRDNFDIVLCDEPTEWLERLGRYYRGELGQRAIGEEAARTIARLYDNRRVVESFLDLYTILTPQPRAAAR, from the coding sequence GTGCATATTCTTCAGCTCTGTCCGCGCGTTCCGTATCCGCCTACTGATGGTGGGGCCATTGCCATGTACGATGTGACGGCGGGGTTGAGTCGGGCGGGGCATCAGGTAACCGTGCTGGCCCTGAACACGCCCAAGCACCACCAGCCCGCCGATGTGCTCGACCACCTGGGGCCCAACGTGCGCCTTGTGCCCGTGGACGTGGATACGCGCCTTTCACCGGTAAAAGCCCTGCGCAACCTGCTGCTAAGTGAATTGCCCTACAACATCGAGCGGTTCGTGAGTCCGGCCGTGGAGGCCCGCCTCCAGGAGCTGCTCCGCACCGAAGCCATTGACGTGGTGCAGGTGGAAGGTGGCCTGGTGTCGTGGTACGTAGATACGGTGAAACGGCTGGCCCCGGGTGTGCCGACGGTGCTGCGGGCCCATAACGTGGAGTACACCATCTGGCAGATGCTGGCCGAGCGCGAAGCCAACGTGCTCAAACGCCTGTACCTGACCCACCTAGCTAAACGACTGCGGCGCTTTGAGCACCGCACCCTGCCGCGCTTCGACGCCGTGGCCGCCATTACCGAGCCCGACCAGCGCCGCTTGCGCCTGCTGGGCTGCCAGGAGCCAGTGGTGTTCGTGCCCGCCGGCGTCGACCTGAACCGGTTTCAGCGCAACCCCGCCGCCACACCCCGGCCGCGGACCCTATTTATGATCGGTTCCCTGGATTGGCTGCCTAACCAGGAAGGCGTCGACTGGTTTTTGCGGGAAGTATGGCCCAAGGCCCATGAGCTCTACCCCGAACTAGAACTACACATTGCCGGCAAGGAAACCCCGCCCCACATTCGTAACCTGAACTTGCCTGGCGTCACGATTCACGGCTTCGTGGAGTCGGCGGCGCAGTTTATGCAGGAGTACGAGGTCATGCTGGTGCCCTTGCTCAGTGGGGGCGGCATGCGCATAAAAATCATCGAGGGCATGGCCCTGGGCAAGTGCATCATCAGCACCGGATTGGGCTCCGAAGGTATTCACGTGCGCGACAACTTTGATATCGTGCTTTGCGACGAGCCCACCGAATGGCTGGAGCGCCTGGGCCGCTACTACCGCGGCGAGCTGGGCCAGCGGGCCATCGGGGAGGAAGCCGCTCGCACCATTGCTCGCCTCTACGACAACCGCCGGGTAGTGGAAAGCTTCCTCGACCTCTACACCATCCTGACGCCCCAGCCCCGTGCCGCCGCTCGTTGA
- a CDS encoding potassium channel family protein, whose amino-acid sequence MPESLPPPLRPNALRYVRDIWHRFNLSRFVGALVLTAFSFAVGVVGFMWIEKFTFVDAFYMTMITVSTVGFGELHPLSPAGRLFVSFYIFFNLLMLAYLLSVLTTYIFDGGLQTMFSMLRNDQAIRGYAGHVIVCGFGRNGRKAYHELRASGADVVVVEQNEALLKEDADSTGQAIPAVFGDATLDETLRAAGVVRARALITALPKDADNVFVALTARELSPDITIIARASLKSSETKLLRAGADSVVMPDEIGGSHMANLITRPEVIRFLDMISGLGPNKLRLEELRSEELRPEWRGRSIRELDIRSRTGATVIGLKHQVGGFTVSPAADLVPDLGDVLLFLGTDAQITSLLDQFRQVG is encoded by the coding sequence ATGCCTGAATCTCTACCTCCACCGCTGCGCCCGAATGCCCTGCGCTACGTGCGCGACATTTGGCACCGTTTCAATTTGAGCCGGTTTGTGGGGGCGCTGGTCCTCACGGCTTTCAGTTTTGCCGTGGGGGTAGTCGGCTTTATGTGGATTGAGAAATTCACCTTCGTCGATGCCTTCTACATGACCATGATAACCGTCTCGACGGTGGGCTTCGGGGAATTGCACCCGTTGTCGCCGGCCGGGCGGCTGTTTGTGTCGTTTTATATCTTCTTTAACCTCTTGATGCTGGCCTACTTGTTGTCGGTGCTTACCACCTACATCTTCGACGGGGGCCTGCAGACCATGTTTTCTATGCTGCGCAACGACCAGGCCATCCGCGGCTATGCGGGCCACGTTATCGTCTGTGGTTTTGGCCGCAACGGCCGCAAAGCCTACCACGAGTTGCGCGCCAGCGGGGCCGATGTGGTAGTAGTGGAGCAGAATGAGGCCCTGCTAAAAGAAGATGCCGATTCCACCGGTCAAGCTATTCCGGCCGTGTTCGGCGACGCTACCCTGGACGAAACCCTGCGCGCCGCCGGCGTCGTGCGGGCCCGGGCCCTCATCACGGCCCTACCCAAGGATGCCGACAACGTATTTGTGGCCCTTACCGCCCGCGAGCTAAGCCCCGATATTACCATCATTGCCCGGGCCAGCCTCAAAAGCTCGGAAACTAAGCTGCTGCGCGCCGGCGCCGACTCAGTAGTAATGCCCGACGAAATCGGGGGCTCCCACATGGCCAACCTGATTACCCGACCCGAGGTAATCCGCTTTCTGGACATGATTTCGGGCCTGGGGCCCAACAAGCTGCGGCTGGAAGAGTTGCGCTCCGAGGAGTTGCGGCCGGAGTGGCGCGGGCGCAGCATTCGGGAGCTGGACATCCGCTCGCGCACCGGCGCCACCGTCATCGGGCTGAAGCACCAAGTGGGCGGCTTCACGGTAAGTCCGGCGGCCGATCTGGTGCCGGACCTCGGCGACGTGCTGCTGTTTCTGGGCACCGACGCCCAGATTACCAGCCTGCTCGACCAGTTTCGGCAGGTAGGGTAG
- a CDS encoding Mrp/NBP35 family ATP-binding protein translates to MATITTEAVLKALSYVEEPDLGKDLVTLNMIEDVVIDGRRVSFTVVLTTPACPLKQLIHDACERAIHTMVDAEAEVVIVMTSRVTTMRQNQDVLPGVKNIIAIASGKGGVGKSTVTANLAIALAKTGAKVGLVDADISGPSMPLMFGVEAARPHVYQNAQGRNLIQPVEAHGVKLMSIGFLAPAESAIVWRGPMASSALKQFITEVEWGELDYLLLDMPPGTSDIHLTMVQTVPVTGSLIVTTPQKVALADAEKGLQMFRLPQINVPVLGIVENMAWFTPAELPENKYFIFGEGGGQQLATKHEVPLLGHIPLVQSIRENGDQGTPAILQDGSPAAAVFEQLAEELARQVSIRNAVAPRTKVVQMQS, encoded by the coding sequence ATGGCAACCATAACCACAGAAGCCGTTCTTAAGGCCCTAAGCTACGTGGAGGAGCCCGACCTGGGCAAAGACCTCGTGACCCTCAACATGATTGAGGACGTGGTCATCGACGGCCGCCGCGTCTCGTTCACGGTGGTACTGACTACCCCCGCCTGCCCCCTCAAGCAGCTCATTCACGACGCCTGCGAGCGGGCCATCCACACGATGGTGGACGCGGAGGCCGAGGTGGTGATTGTGATGACCTCGCGCGTGACCACCATGCGCCAGAACCAGGATGTACTGCCCGGCGTGAAGAACATCATTGCCATTGCCTCGGGCAAGGGCGGGGTGGGCAAAAGCACGGTTACGGCCAATCTGGCCATTGCCCTGGCCAAAACCGGCGCCAAAGTGGGCCTCGTGGATGCCGATATTTCGGGCCCTTCCATGCCCCTGATGTTTGGCGTGGAAGCGGCCCGGCCCCACGTGTACCAGAATGCGCAGGGTCGCAACCTGATTCAGCCGGTAGAGGCCCACGGCGTGAAGCTGATGAGCATTGGGTTCCTGGCCCCCGCGGAGTCGGCTATTGTGTGGCGCGGCCCGATGGCCTCGTCGGCCCTAAAGCAGTTCATCACGGAAGTGGAGTGGGGCGAGCTGGACTACCTGCTCCTGGACATGCCCCCCGGCACCTCCGACATTCACTTGACCATGGTGCAGACCGTGCCCGTTACCGGCTCGCTCATCGTGACCACGCCCCAGAAAGTAGCCCTGGCCGACGCCGAGAAGGGTCTGCAAATGTTCCGCCTACCCCAGATCAACGTGCCGGTGCTGGGCATTGTGGAGAATATGGCCTGGTTTACCCCCGCCGAACTACCCGAAAACAAGTACTTTATCTTCGGGGAAGGCGGCGGCCAGCAGCTCGCCACCAAGCACGAAGTACCGCTGCTGGGTCACATTCCGTTGGTGCAGAGCATCCGCGAAAACGGTGACCAAGGCACGCCCGCCATTCTGCAGGATGGCTCGCCGGCCGCCGCCGTGTTCGAGCAGCTAGCCGAGGAGTTGGCCCGGCAGGTATCCATCCGCAACGCCGTAGCGCCCCGCACCAAGGTGGTGCAGATGCAGTCGTAG
- the fahA gene encoding fumarylacetoacetase — MANPNDPSLHSWIDIAPGSDFPIQNLPFGVFETEERGPRLGVAIGEYVLDLYAVSQFGFFQDLELGPRMPKIFRRRSLNQFIALGRPVWRAVRQRVSELLRHDNDALRSDEIMRECLLRQSEVRMLRPVKPHNYTDFYSSIEHATNVGMMFRDPANALLPNWRHIPIGYHGRASSIVVSGTNIRRPNGQRKSPDAPAPTFGPSQQLDFELEMAFVVGRSTQLGDTVPVQNAEDYIFGLVLFNDWSARDIQSWEYVPLGPFLGKSFGSSVSPWVVTLDALEPFRVAGPVQEPEPLLYLRQLDKHNFDINLEVAIQPEAGPETTVSRANFGLMYWSMAQQLAHHASNGCNMQVGDLYASGTISGPTPDSLGSMLELAWRGTRPVPLADGSERKFLLDGDTVTMRGYCERDGLRIGFGAVTGTVLPATQV, encoded by the coding sequence ATGGCTAACCCCAACGACCCGAGCCTGCATTCCTGGATTGATATTGCCCCCGGCAGCGACTTTCCCATTCAGAACCTGCCCTTTGGGGTGTTTGAAACCGAGGAGCGCGGGCCGCGGCTGGGCGTAGCCATTGGCGAGTACGTGCTGGATTTGTACGCCGTGTCGCAGTTCGGCTTTTTTCAGGATCTGGAGCTGGGGCCCCGGATGCCGAAGATTTTTCGGCGGCGCAGCCTGAACCAGTTTATTGCCCTGGGCCGGCCGGTGTGGCGGGCGGTGCGCCAGCGTGTTTCGGAGCTGCTGCGCCACGACAACGACGCGCTCCGCTCCGATGAAATCATGCGGGAATGCCTGCTGCGCCAGAGCGAGGTGCGGATGCTACGCCCCGTGAAGCCCCACAACTACACCGATTTCTACAGCAGCATTGAGCACGCCACCAACGTGGGCATGATGTTCCGCGACCCGGCCAACGCCCTGCTGCCCAACTGGCGCCACATCCCCATTGGCTACCACGGCCGGGCCAGCTCCATTGTGGTCAGCGGCACCAACATTCGGCGGCCCAACGGGCAGCGCAAATCCCCCGATGCCCCGGCACCTACCTTCGGCCCCTCGCAGCAGCTGGATTTTGAGCTGGAAATGGCCTTTGTAGTGGGACGCAGCACCCAGCTCGGCGACACGGTACCGGTGCAGAACGCCGAGGACTACATCTTCGGACTGGTGTTGTTCAACGACTGGAGCGCCCGTGACATTCAGAGCTGGGAGTACGTGCCGCTGGGGCCGTTTCTGGGCAAGAGCTTCGGCAGCAGCGTGTCGCCGTGGGTCGTGACGCTGGACGCGCTGGAGCCCTTCCGGGTGGCCGGGCCGGTGCAGGAGCCGGAGCCCCTGCTCTACCTGCGCCAGCTCGACAAGCATAACTTTGACATCAATTTAGAGGTAGCCATTCAGCCTGAAGCCGGGCCGGAAACCACCGTGTCGCGCGCCAACTTCGGCCTCATGTACTGGAGCATGGCCCAGCAGCTGGCCCACCACGCCTCCAACGGCTGCAACATGCAAGTCGGCGACCTGTACGCCTCGGGTACCATTTCGGGCCCCACGCCCGACTCGCTCGGTTCCATGCTCGAGCTGGCTTGGCGTGGTACCCGGCCCGTGCCCCTGGCCGATGGCTCGGAGCGCAAGTTTCTGCTGGACGGCGACACGGTGACGATGCGCGGCTACTGCGAGCGGGACGGGCTGCGCATTGGGTTCGGAGCCGTAACGGGCACCGTACTGCCGGCTACCCAGGTATAA
- a CDS encoding sensor histidine kinase, giving the protein MVGPNLLPDTLLTDGLFSLRGLRPFALFGLEGLDYLSHGLFWSWFFNLGLYVGVSLLRQPSALEEHQAAVFVDVFRYGAVFEGPAGWQGAAPLPDVRALLTGFLGKKRANQALHAFQERFPDAHVTEGVTPPQADPRLLTYAEKLLAGSIGPASARLLLRSSVGVEDISFDKVVGILRESQQLLEANRQLQKQQRQLQRLTAQLQAAYDQLQELDQHKDEFLYTVTHELRTPLTSIRALSEILTDNPELDEEERHRFLLTITRESERLSRLITLVLDLEKYESGKATLERGAVDVADIITDALEAVGQLLRDKHLHLDLAVPPGLPPLLGDRDRLMQVLVNLLSNAIKSCRPDGSGRIAVVVEAATQALRITVQDNGKGIDPEFHQLIFDKFFQARNQTMRKPEGSGLGLAITKKIVELHAGRIWVESAPEQGARFSVELPVTAASE; this is encoded by the coding sequence ATGGTTGGCCCCAACTTACTGCCCGATACCCTGCTAACCGACGGCTTGTTTAGCCTACGGGGGCTGCGGCCCTTCGCCTTATTTGGGCTCGAAGGCCTTGATTATCTGTCGCACGGGTTGTTCTGGAGTTGGTTTTTTAACCTGGGTCTGTACGTGGGCGTTTCGTTGCTACGCCAGCCCTCGGCCCTGGAAGAGCACCAGGCCGCCGTGTTCGTGGATGTGTTTCGCTACGGGGCCGTGTTTGAAGGGCCGGCCGGCTGGCAGGGCGCCGCGCCCCTGCCCGATGTGCGGGCCCTACTCACGGGCTTTCTGGGCAAAAAGCGCGCAAACCAAGCCCTACACGCCTTTCAAGAGCGTTTTCCGGATGCCCACGTAACCGAGGGCGTGACTCCGCCCCAGGCCGACCCGCGCCTACTCACCTACGCCGAGAAGCTGCTGGCCGGTTCCATCGGCCCGGCCTCGGCGCGGCTGCTGCTGCGCTCCTCGGTAGGGGTAGAGGACATCAGTTTTGATAAAGTCGTCGGGATTTTGCGGGAAAGCCAGCAGCTGCTGGAAGCCAACCGCCAGCTGCAGAAGCAGCAGCGCCAACTCCAGCGCCTGACCGCCCAGCTGCAGGCCGCCTACGACCAGCTGCAGGAATTGGATCAGCACAAAGACGAATTCCTGTACACCGTCACCCACGAGCTGCGCACGCCCCTGACCAGCATCCGGGCCCTGTCCGAAATTCTAACCGACAACCCCGAGCTGGACGAGGAGGAGCGACACCGCTTTCTGCTCACCATCACCCGGGAGTCGGAGCGGCTGAGCCGGCTGATTACGCTGGTGCTGGATTTGGAAAAGTACGAGTCGGGCAAGGCCACCCTGGAACGCGGGGCCGTAGACGTGGCCGACATCATTACCGATGCCCTGGAGGCGGTAGGCCAGCTACTGCGCGACAAGCACCTGCACCTGGACCTGGCCGTGCCGCCCGGCCTGCCGCCCTTGCTCGGCGACCGAGACCGGCTGATGCAGGTGCTGGTAAACCTGCTCAGCAACGCCATCAAATCGTGCCGCCCCGATGGTTCCGGCCGCATTGCGGTGGTAGTAGAAGCCGCTACCCAGGCCCTGCGCATCACGGTGCAGGACAACGGCAAGGGCATCGACCCGGAATTTCACCAGCTCATTTTCGACAAGTTTTTCCAGGCCCGCAACCAAACCATGCGCAAGCCGGAAGGCTCGGGCCTGGGCCTGGCCATTACCAAAAAGATAGTAGAGCTGCACGCCGGCCGCATTTGGGTGGAAAGCGCCCCGGAGCAAGGCGCCCGGTTCTCGGTTGAACTACCCGTAACTGCTGCCTCGGAATGA